A region from the Azospirillum thiophilum genome encodes:
- the gph gene encoding phosphoglycolate phosphatase (PGP is an essential enzyme in the glycolate salvage pathway in higher organisms (photorespiration in plants). Phosphoglycolate results from the oxidase activity of RubisCO in the Calvin cycle when concentrations of carbon dioxide are low relative to oxygen. This enzyme is a member of the Haloacid Dehalogenase (HAD) superfamily of aspartate-nucleophile hydrolase enzymes (PF00702).), which translates to MDPLSRRPIRAVAFDLDGTLVDSIADLTHASNALLAELGRPPVDLPAVRSFVGDGAPKLVERVLAATGGLPSPDEAARCLRRFLAIYEADPSARSALYPGVAETLGRLAEAGLRLGVCTNKPMAATTRLLDDLGIADRFAAVVGGDSYPTRKPSPEPVLGLLERLGVPPGEAAFVGDNEHDVAASRAAGVALVLMVPYGYARVPLDGLPHDGILEGFADLPGRLSA; encoded by the coding sequence ATGGATCCCCTGAGCCGCCGCCCCATCCGCGCTGTCGCCTTCGATCTCGACGGTACGCTGGTGGACAGCATCGCCGACCTGACGCATGCGTCGAACGCCCTGCTCGCTGAACTGGGGCGGCCGCCGGTCGACCTGCCGGCGGTGCGCTCCTTCGTCGGCGACGGGGCGCCCAAGCTGGTGGAACGCGTGCTGGCCGCCACCGGCGGGCTTCCGTCCCCGGACGAGGCTGCCCGCTGCCTCCGACGCTTTTTGGCGATCTACGAGGCCGACCCCAGCGCCCGTAGCGCGCTCTATCCCGGCGTCGCCGAAACGCTGGGCAGGCTTGCCGAGGCCGGGCTGCGGCTCGGTGTCTGCACCAACAAGCCGATGGCGGCGACGACGCGGCTGCTGGACGATCTCGGCATCGCCGACCGCTTCGCCGCCGTGGTCGGCGGCGACAGCTACCCGACCCGCAAGCCCTCGCCGGAACCGGTGCTGGGATTGCTGGAGCGGCTGGGGGTTCCGCCCGGCGAGGCCGCCTTCGTCGGCGACAACGAGCATGACGTGGCGGCATCGCGCGCGGCCGGGGTGGCGCTGGTGCTGATGGTGCCCTACGGCTACGCCCGCGTCCCGCTCGACGGCCTGCCGCACGACGGCATCCTCGAAGGGTTCGCCGATCTGCCGGGACGGCTGTCGGCCTGA
- a CDS encoding aldehyde dehydrogenase family protein, protein MSNFLKFYIDGAWVDPAVDPAVDPAVRATLDVIDPATEEPFATIALGTSADVDRAVAAARAAFPAFSATSREERLALMRRLLDAYKARYDAVADTLSREMGAPTTLAHRSQAAMGTAHLARMIETLESFAFEELRGSTLISKEPIGVVGMITPWNWPINQIMCKVAPALAAGCTMVLKPSEIAPLNATLFAEAVHEAGVPKGVFNLVNGDGPTVGEAIARHPGVDMVSFTGSTRAGILVAKAAADTVKRVHQELGGKSANIILDDADLDRAVKLGVESCMNNSGQSCNAPTRMFVPASLHDQAIAIARTTAERLKAGAPAAADTRLGPVVSQIQYDKIQRLIEAGIAEGAELVTGGPGRPEGLNRGYYVRPTVFANVTDDMTIAREEIFGPVLAILPYGSEEEAIRRANDTPYGLASYVQSGSLERARKVAARMRSGNVYINHPAWDAGAPFGGYKQSGNGREYAEFGLEEFLEIKGTVGYAPA, encoded by the coding sequence GTGTCGAACTTCCTGAAATTCTACATCGACGGCGCATGGGTCGATCCGGCGGTCGATCCGGCGGTCGATCCGGCGGTCCGGGCGACGCTCGATGTGATCGATCCCGCGACGGAGGAGCCCTTCGCCACCATCGCGTTGGGCACCTCGGCCGATGTCGACCGCGCGGTCGCCGCCGCCCGCGCCGCCTTCCCGGCCTTCTCCGCCACTTCGCGCGAGGAGCGGCTGGCGCTGATGCGGCGCCTGCTGGACGCGTACAAGGCGCGGTACGATGCCGTCGCCGACACACTGTCGCGCGAGATGGGGGCGCCGACGACGCTGGCCCATCGCTCGCAGGCCGCGATGGGCACCGCCCATCTTGCACGGATGATCGAGACGCTGGAGAGCTTTGCGTTCGAGGAACTGCGCGGCTCGACCCTGATCAGCAAGGAGCCGATCGGTGTGGTCGGCATGATCACGCCGTGGAATTGGCCGATCAACCAGATCATGTGCAAGGTGGCACCGGCGCTGGCCGCCGGCTGTACCATGGTGCTGAAGCCGAGCGAGATCGCCCCGCTCAACGCCACCCTCTTCGCCGAGGCCGTGCACGAGGCCGGCGTGCCGAAGGGCGTGTTCAATCTCGTCAACGGCGACGGCCCGACGGTGGGCGAGGCCATCGCGCGCCATCCAGGCGTCGACATGGTGTCCTTCACCGGATCGACGCGCGCCGGCATCCTCGTCGCCAAGGCGGCGGCCGATACGGTCAAGCGCGTGCATCAGGAACTGGGCGGCAAGTCCGCCAACATCATCCTGGACGATGCCGACCTGGACCGCGCCGTGAAGCTGGGCGTCGAGAGCTGCATGAACAACAGCGGGCAGTCCTGCAACGCCCCGACCCGGATGTTCGTGCCGGCTTCCCTGCACGACCAGGCGATTGCGATCGCCAGGACCACGGCCGAACGGCTCAAGGCCGGCGCGCCGGCCGCTGCCGATACCCGGCTCGGCCCGGTGGTCAGCCAAATCCAGTACGACAAGATCCAGCGCCTGATCGAGGCCGGCATCGCCGAGGGAGCCGAGCTGGTCACCGGCGGCCCCGGCCGTCCCGAGGGGCTGAACCGCGGCTATTACGTCCGCCCGACGGTCTTCGCCAACGTCACCGACGACATGACCATCGCGCGCGAGGAAATCTTCGGCCCGGTGCTGGCGATCCTGCCCTACGGCAGCGAGGAGGAGGCGATCCGGCGTGCCAACGACACGCCCTACGGCCTCGCCTCCTATGTCCAGTCGGGGTCGCTGGAACGCGCTCGCAAGGTGGCCGCCCGCATGCGCAGCGGGAACGTCTATATCAATCATCCGGCCTGGGATGCCGGCGCACCCTTCGGCGGCTACAAGCAGTCCGGCAACGGCCGCGAATATGCCGAGTTCGGCCTCGAGGAGTTCCTGGAGATCAAGGGCACCGTCGGCTACGCGCCGGCCTGA
- a CDS encoding FdhF/YdeP family oxidoreductase, which produces MSKDDDTTQYDGAAGGWGSVRGMLSTFREEADSPAVLRTLMRQNKPGGFMCTSCAWTKPAHPHPFEFCENGAKATLWELTSHRCTPDFFAAHTVGELKGWTDHDLERQGRLTHPMRYDAASDRYLPCSWEDAFEEIGAELAALDPRTAVFYASGHASLETAYLYALFARLYGHNNLPDSSNMCHETTSVALKAVIGAPVGTVAPDDFGQCDAIFFFGQNTGSNSPRFLHTLQECARRGVRIVTFNPVREKGLEVFVNPQHPHEMLTGDGTRISCQYHQVTAGGDIAAMLGLCKHLIAEDDRLRADGRPGVLDHGFIAEHTIGFAEFAAMARNTTWEAIEAASGLARAALLDAAGVYMAAERTIGIYGMGLTQHVHGFENVAGFVNLLLLKGNIGRPGAGISPVRGHSNVQGQRTVGITEKPELAPMDKYRELFGFEPPGETGMNTVDACEGILAGRVKAFVGLGGNFLRAIPEQAAMEQAWTALRLTVQIATKLNRSHLINGRVAFLLPCRGRAEEDVQESGPQTVTMEDSLSRIHGSFSTHEPASPHLLSELAIVAGLAKATLPPNPKVRWDDWTADYAAVRDLIEATYPDQFKDFNKRVFTPGGFHRRNTARDRIWKTGSGKAVFTTPTMLSATSIADAPGRYRLITLRSNDQFNTTIYGYSDRLRGIEGRRNVLLINPRDIERAGLADGQVVALESDAGDGTHREVAGLMVTPFDLPDGCLAGYYPELNPLVPLWLHDIHSKTPASKAVPVRIRS; this is translated from the coding sequence ATGTCCAAGGACGACGACACCACACAGTATGACGGCGCGGCCGGCGGTTGGGGATCGGTGCGCGGCATGCTGTCCACGTTCCGGGAAGAGGCGGATTCCCCGGCGGTCCTGCGCACGCTGATGCGGCAGAACAAGCCAGGCGGCTTCATGTGCACCTCCTGCGCCTGGACCAAGCCGGCCCATCCCCACCCGTTCGAATTCTGCGAGAACGGCGCCAAGGCGACCTTATGGGAGCTGACCTCCCACCGCTGCACGCCGGACTTCTTCGCCGCGCACACCGTCGGGGAGCTGAAGGGCTGGACCGACCACGACCTGGAACGGCAGGGCCGGCTGACCCATCCGATGCGCTACGATGCGGCCAGCGACCGCTATCTGCCCTGCAGCTGGGAGGATGCCTTCGAGGAGATCGGGGCGGAGTTGGCGGCACTCGATCCCAGGACGGCCGTCTTCTATGCCTCCGGCCATGCCTCGCTTGAGACCGCCTATCTCTATGCGCTGTTCGCCCGGCTCTATGGGCACAACAACCTCCCCGACAGCTCCAACATGTGCCACGAGACCACCTCGGTCGCGCTCAAGGCGGTCATCGGCGCGCCGGTGGGGACGGTGGCGCCGGACGATTTCGGCCAGTGTGACGCCATCTTCTTCTTCGGGCAGAACACCGGTTCCAACAGCCCGCGCTTCCTGCATACGCTGCAGGAATGCGCTCGGCGCGGCGTCCGGATCGTCACCTTCAACCCGGTGCGGGAGAAGGGGCTGGAGGTCTTCGTCAACCCGCAGCACCCGCACGAGATGCTGACCGGGGACGGCACCCGGATATCCTGCCAGTACCATCAGGTGACGGCGGGCGGCGACATCGCGGCGATGCTCGGCCTGTGCAAGCATCTGATCGCCGAGGACGACAGGCTGCGGGCGGATGGCCGACCGGGGGTGCTCGACCATGGCTTCATCGCGGAGCACACGATCGGCTTCGCAGAGTTCGCCGCCATGGCCCGCAACACTACCTGGGAGGCGATCGAGGCGGCCTCCGGGCTTGCGCGCGCGGCGCTGCTGGACGCGGCGGGGGTCTACATGGCGGCGGAGCGGACCATCGGCATCTACGGCATGGGGCTGACCCAGCATGTCCATGGCTTCGAGAATGTCGCCGGCTTCGTCAACCTGCTGCTGCTGAAGGGCAACATCGGCCGGCCGGGCGCCGGGATCTCGCCGGTGCGCGGCCATTCCAACGTCCAGGGCCAGCGCACGGTCGGGATCACCGAGAAGCCGGAGCTGGCGCCGATGGACAAATACCGGGAGTTGTTCGGCTTCGAGCCGCCCGGCGAGACGGGCATGAACACGGTCGATGCCTGCGAGGGCATCCTGGCCGGCCGGGTGAAGGCCTTTGTCGGGCTGGGCGGCAATTTCCTACGGGCGATTCCCGAACAGGCGGCGATGGAACAGGCCTGGACCGCGCTGCGCCTGACCGTCCAGATCGCGACCAAGCTGAACCGCAGCCACCTGATCAACGGCAGGGTCGCGTTCCTCCTGCCCTGCAGGGGCCGGGCGGAGGAGGATGTGCAGGAGAGCGGCCCGCAGACCGTGACGATGGAGGACAGCCTCAGCCGCATCCACGGTTCCTTCTCCACCCACGAGCCGGCGAGCCCGCATCTGCTGTCGGAACTCGCGATCGTGGCGGGCCTCGCCAAGGCGACGCTGCCGCCCAACCCCAAGGTCCGCTGGGACGACTGGACGGCCGACTATGCGGCGGTCCGCGACCTGATCGAGGCGACCTATCCCGACCAGTTCAAGGATTTCAACAAGCGGGTCTTCACCCCCGGCGGCTTCCACCGCAGGAACACGGCGCGCGACCGGATCTGGAAGACCGGGAGCGGGAAGGCCGTCTTCACCACGCCCACCATGCTGTCCGCCACCAGCATCGCCGACGCGCCGGGCCGCTACCGCCTGATCACTCTGCGCAGCAACGACCAGTTCAACACCACCATCTACGGCTACAGCGACCGGCTGCGCGGGATCGAGGGGCGGCGCAACGTGCTGCTGATCAACCCGCGGGACATCGAGCGGGCCGGCCTCGCCGACGGTCAGGTGGTGGCACTGGAGAGCGACGCGGGGGACGGAACCCACCGCGAGGTGGCCGGCCTGATGGTGACCCCCTTCGACCTGCCCGACGGCTGCCTCGCCGGCTATTACCCGGAACTGAACCCGCTGGTGCCGCTGTGGCTGCATGACATCCACTCCAAGACGCCGGCCTCCAAGGCGGTGCCGGTGCGCATCCGCAGCTGA
- a CDS encoding alpha-hydroxy acid oxidase: MPSPRPVITCIEDLRILARRRVPRMFYDYVDCGSWTESTYRANTADLAALQFRQRIGMSIAGRTTESRILGESVAMPVALAPTGLTGMQHADGEILAARAAERFGVPFTLSTVSICSIEDVAANTGKPFWFQLYVMRDRAFVERLIARAKAANCSALVLTLDLQIQGQRHKDLKNGLSTPPKPTLRNLVDLATKPGWCLGMLRTKRRTFGNIVGHVSGVSDVSSLAAWVSQQFDPTLTWEDVRWIKKLWGGKLIVKGVLDVEDARLAVENGADAIVVSNHGGRQLDGAPSSIAMLPAIAEAVGQQTEVLFDSGIRSGQDILKAAALGAKGVMVGRAFLYGLGAMGEAGVTRCLEILQRELDLTMGLCGLTDIGAADPSILINGGGANDSRHRPSALPPGVPDLAARPGHRPISAA, encoded by the coding sequence ATGCCATCGCCCAGGCCGGTGATCACCTGCATCGAAGACCTTCGCATCCTGGCGCGGCGCCGCGTGCCGAGGATGTTCTACGACTACGTCGACTGCGGCTCCTGGACGGAAAGCACCTACCGCGCCAACACGGCCGATCTGGCCGCCCTCCAGTTCCGCCAGCGCATCGGGATGAGCATCGCCGGACGGACCACGGAAAGCCGCATCCTGGGGGAAAGCGTCGCGATGCCGGTGGCGCTGGCGCCGACCGGCCTGACCGGGATGCAGCATGCCGACGGCGAGATTCTGGCAGCACGGGCGGCGGAACGCTTCGGCGTGCCCTTCACCCTGTCGACCGTCAGCATCTGTTCCATCGAGGATGTGGCGGCCAATACCGGCAAGCCATTCTGGTTCCAGCTCTACGTCATGCGGGACCGGGCATTCGTCGAACGGCTGATCGCCCGGGCCAAGGCCGCGAACTGTTCGGCGCTCGTGCTCACCCTGGATCTGCAGATCCAGGGACAGCGGCACAAGGACTTGAAGAACGGCCTGTCGACCCCGCCCAAGCCCACCCTGCGCAACCTGGTCGATCTGGCGACCAAGCCGGGTTGGTGCCTGGGAATGCTGCGGACCAAACGGCGGACCTTCGGGAACATCGTCGGCCATGTGTCAGGGGTTTCGGACGTCTCCTCGCTCGCCGCCTGGGTCAGCCAGCAGTTCGATCCGACCCTGACCTGGGAGGATGTCCGCTGGATCAAGAAGCTGTGGGGCGGCAAGCTGATCGTGAAGGGCGTCCTCGACGTCGAGGATGCGCGGCTGGCCGTCGAGAACGGAGCGGATGCCATCGTGGTGTCGAACCATGGCGGCCGGCAGCTCGACGGGGCTCCGTCGAGCATCGCGATGCTGCCCGCCATCGCCGAAGCCGTCGGACAGCAGACCGAAGTCCTGTTCGACAGCGGCATCCGGTCCGGGCAGGACATCCTGAAGGCCGCCGCCCTGGGCGCCAAGGGCGTCATGGTCGGGCGGGCCTTCCTGTACGGGCTGGGCGCCATGGGCGAGGCCGGCGTCACGCGCTGCCTGGAAATCCTGCAGCGGGAACTCGACCTTACCATGGGATTGTGCGGCCTCACCGACATCGGCGCGGCCGATCCCTCCATCCTGATCAATGGCGGCGGCGCGAACGACAGCCGGCACAGGCCATCCGCCCTCCCGCCCGGCGTTCCCGATCTCGCCGCCCGCCCCGGCCACCGGCCCATATCCGCCGCATGA
- a CDS encoding acetoacetate decarboxylase family protein, protein MFGKYKMHENSGVNPPYAPAYPLEWECPLRTVEVVTRVEQSKVAKLLADTPFELVNDRVAFRFMLSPGHTLALHAGEMFDLMVSVPVRYDGLFTHTHIFMYCSDPMGIAAGREVFGYTKKDATYRFDEAADGSIEGWVKRRGTPLADFTFTPDDTAPAVRLVEEDEQPAGEIHVRRVPHPERPEPVYADIVYRRTPLEYSPPRTGRATMTLHASEYDPIAALEPEILGAHFMASDVYGGGFAVEDRRLLKRLIP, encoded by the coding sequence ATGTTCGGTAAGTACAAGATGCACGAGAACAGCGGGGTCAACCCGCCCTACGCGCCGGCCTATCCGCTGGAATGGGAATGCCCGCTGCGCACGGTCGAGGTCGTGACCCGCGTGGAGCAGTCCAAGGTGGCGAAGCTGCTGGCGGACACGCCGTTCGAACTCGTCAACGATCGCGTCGCCTTCCGGTTCATGCTGTCGCCCGGGCACACGCTGGCCCTGCATGCCGGAGAAATGTTCGACCTCATGGTTTCGGTGCCGGTGCGCTACGACGGCCTGTTCACCCATACGCACATCTTCATGTACTGCTCCGACCCCATGGGCATCGCGGCCGGCCGGGAGGTGTTCGGCTACACGAAGAAGGATGCGACCTACCGGTTCGACGAGGCCGCCGACGGCAGCATCGAAGGCTGGGTCAAGCGCCGCGGAACGCCGCTGGCCGACTTCACCTTCACGCCCGACGATACCGCGCCGGCCGTGCGGCTGGTCGAGGAGGACGAGCAGCCGGCCGGCGAGATCCATGTGCGCCGCGTTCCGCACCCGGAACGGCCCGAACCCGTCTATGCGGACATCGTCTACCGCCGCACCCCGCTGGAATATTCGCCGCCCCGCACCGGGCGGGCGACGATGACGCTGCATGCCTCGGAGTATGATCCCATCGCGGCGCTCGAACCGGAGATCCTCGGCGCGCATTTCATGGCGTCCGACGTCTATGGCGGCGGCTTCGCGGTCGAGGACCGGCGCCTGCTGAAGCGCCTGATCCCCTGA
- a CDS encoding ABC transporter substrate-binding protein, whose protein sequence is MNSKGFHRRHVLVSAIGMLCLSGVGAQAQQAQQAPLKIGVLTDMSSLYADITGNGSISAVQMAIEDFTAGRKTRPIEVISADHLNKADIAAATAREWIDREGVDVIVDVPNSAVALAVGNIVRDKNKVMLASGPSSSDLTGKSCSPNTIHWTYDTYSLATGTATAVVESGGKSWFTLTADYAFGHAMELDVKNVVTKMGGQVVGSVRTPLNTQDFASFLLQAQASKAQVIGLINAGGDTINSIKQAVEFGITSGGQRLVATVLYVNDVHALGLPVVQGLQFTEAFYWDLNDQTRAWSNRFAERNGGRKPSALQAGAYASVLHYLRAAEAAGGSADGKAVVEKMKAMPTDDPLFGKGSIRVDGRKLHDMYLFEVKKPDESKYPWDYYHVRKVIPAAQVWRPLAEGGCSLVKS, encoded by the coding sequence ATGAACAGCAAGGGATTCCACCGCCGGCACGTCCTGGTGTCGGCCATCGGCATGCTCTGCCTGTCGGGCGTCGGCGCGCAGGCGCAACAGGCGCAGCAGGCACCGCTGAAGATCGGCGTGCTGACCGACATGTCCAGCCTTTACGCCGACATCACCGGCAACGGGTCGATCAGCGCGGTGCAGATGGCGATCGAGGATTTCACCGCCGGCCGGAAGACGCGGCCGATCGAAGTCATCAGCGCCGACCACCTCAACAAGGCCGACATCGCCGCGGCCACGGCGCGGGAGTGGATCGACCGCGAGGGCGTCGACGTCATCGTCGACGTGCCCAATTCGGCCGTGGCGCTGGCCGTCGGCAACATCGTCCGCGACAAGAACAAGGTGATGCTGGCCTCCGGCCCGTCCTCGTCCGACCTGACCGGGAAAAGCTGCTCGCCGAACACCATCCACTGGACCTACGACACCTATTCCCTGGCGACCGGCACGGCGACCGCCGTCGTCGAATCCGGCGGCAAGAGCTGGTTCACCCTGACCGCCGACTACGCCTTCGGCCACGCAATGGAACTGGACGTCAAGAACGTTGTCACGAAGATGGGCGGGCAGGTGGTGGGAAGCGTGCGCACCCCGCTCAACACCCAGGATTTCGCCTCCTTCCTGCTCCAGGCGCAGGCGTCCAAGGCCCAGGTCATCGGGCTGATCAACGCTGGCGGCGACACCATCAACTCGATCAAGCAGGCGGTGGAGTTCGGCATCACCAGCGGCGGCCAGCGGCTGGTCGCGACCGTGCTCTACGTCAACGACGTGCATGCGTTGGGATTGCCGGTGGTGCAGGGGCTGCAATTCACCGAGGCCTTCTATTGGGACCTCAACGACCAGACGCGCGCCTGGAGCAATCGCTTCGCCGAACGCAACGGTGGCCGCAAGCCCAGCGCGCTCCAGGCGGGTGCCTATGCTTCGGTTCTGCATTATCTGCGCGCGGCCGAGGCGGCGGGCGGTTCCGCCGACGGCAAGGCGGTGGTCGAGAAGATGAAGGCGATGCCCACCGACGACCCGCTGTTCGGCAAGGGCAGCATCCGCGTCGACGGCCGCAAGCTGCACGACATGTATCTGTTCGAGGTCAAGAAGCCGGACGAATCCAAGTATCCGTGGGACTACTACCATGTCCGGAAGGTCATTCCGGCGGCCCAGGTCTGGCGCCCGCTGGCGGAGGGCGGCTGCTCGCTGGTGAAGTCGTGA
- a CDS encoding SDR family NAD(P)-dependent oxidoreductase yields MSVALVTGGGGGIGRATALALARDGADVAIADLDVPQGEETARLVEDAGRRALFLRTDVTDGAEVAACVDRVERKLGPISAFANNAGIEGVVAPIHLYPDEVFDSLLQVNAKGVFLGLKHVLARMIPRGAGAIVNTASTSAVRGRAGLAGYVATKHAVLGLTRVAALDVAGTAIRVNAILPGPVETRMIESLDEQARRSGGIRRAGAAAYGKPDDIATVIAFLLSDKAKHVNGAAWTVDAGATIA; encoded by the coding sequence GTGAGCGTCGCCCTGGTGACCGGCGGCGGCGGAGGCATCGGCCGGGCGACCGCGCTCGCCCTCGCCCGCGACGGTGCCGACGTCGCCATCGCCGATCTGGACGTTCCGCAGGGGGAGGAGACGGCCCGCCTGGTCGAGGACGCCGGACGCCGGGCGCTCTTCCTGCGGACCGACGTGACGGACGGTGCAGAAGTCGCCGCCTGCGTCGACCGGGTGGAACGAAAACTTGGGCCGATCAGCGCCTTCGCGAACAATGCAGGCATCGAGGGGGTCGTCGCCCCGATCCATCTCTATCCGGACGAGGTGTTCGACAGTCTGCTCCAGGTCAACGCCAAGGGCGTCTTCCTGGGCCTGAAGCATGTCCTCGCCCGCATGATCCCGCGCGGGGCGGGTGCCATCGTCAACACCGCCTCGACCTCGGCCGTCCGCGGCCGGGCCGGGCTGGCCGGCTACGTCGCAACCAAGCATGCGGTGCTGGGCCTGACCCGCGTGGCGGCGCTCGACGTGGCAGGAACCGCGATCCGGGTGAACGCCATCCTTCCGGGCCCGGTCGAAACACGGATGATCGAATCGCTGGACGAACAGGCGCGGCGGTCGGGCGGCATCCGCCGTGCCGGAGCCGCTGCCTACGGCAAGCCCGACGACATCGCGACCGTGATCGCCTTCCTGCTGTCGGACAAGGCGAAGCATGTCAACGGCGCCGCCTGGACCGTGGACGCCGGCGCCACGATTGCCTGA
- a CDS encoding fumarylacetoacetate hydrolase family protein — protein sequence MKLCQFGDPNREKPGLIDGQGRLRDLSALRDAITADDLSPAGLAALAAIDPDSLPLVPGTPRLGVPYRGISKLVCIGLNYSDHAAETGLPIPSEPIIFLKSTTAICGPDDDTIQPRHSTKLDWEVELAVVIGSEARYVSEDRALDHVAGYCVMNDVSERAFQMQSSQWDKGKGCDSFAPIGPWLVTADEVPDPQSLDMWLDVNGRRMQSGNTRTMIFGVATLVSYCSAYMTLRPGDVIATGTPPGVGMGMKPEPVWLKPGDEVALGIEGLGQQRQRVVAWPG from the coding sequence ATGAAGCTCTGCCAATTCGGCGACCCGAACCGTGAAAAGCCCGGCCTGATCGACGGCCAGGGGCGGTTGCGCGACCTCTCGGCCCTCCGCGACGCCATCACGGCGGACGACCTTTCGCCTGCCGGGCTTGCCGCGCTCGCCGCCATCGATCCCGACAGCCTGCCGCTGGTTCCAGGCACGCCGCGCCTGGGCGTGCCGTACCGCGGCATCTCCAAACTGGTCTGCATCGGGCTCAATTATTCCGACCATGCGGCGGAAACCGGCCTTCCCATCCCGTCCGAGCCGATCATCTTCCTGAAATCGACCACGGCGATCTGCGGGCCGGACGACGACACCATCCAGCCGCGCCATTCGACCAAGCTCGACTGGGAGGTGGAGCTTGCCGTCGTGATCGGCAGCGAGGCCCGCTATGTCAGCGAGGATCGGGCACTCGACCATGTCGCCGGCTATTGCGTGATGAACGACGTGTCGGAACGCGCGTTCCAGATGCAGTCCTCGCAGTGGGACAAAGGCAAGGGATGCGACAGCTTCGCGCCCATCGGTCCCTGGCTGGTGACGGCGGACGAGGTACCGGACCCGCAGTCCCTCGACATGTGGCTGGACGTGAACGGCCGGCGGATGCAGTCCGGCAACACCCGCACCATGATCTTCGGCGTGGCGACGCTGGTGTCCTATTGCAGCGCCTACATGACCCTGCGTCCGGGCGACGTCATCGCCACCGGAACCCCGCCGGGGGTCGGCATGGGCATGAAGCCGGAACCGGTCTGGCTGAAGCCGGGCGACGAAGTTGCGCTCGGCATCGAAGGCCTCGGCCAACAGCGCCAGCGCGTCGTGGCATGGCCCGGATGA
- a CDS encoding GntR family transcriptional regulator yields the protein MKSAILTDECSEGGDRTVSLQERAYLLLKSMIADGRIVAGERLQEAQVAKAFGISRSPARHALRSLCADRILDEHDGKGFVVAGKDETGGDGPLATLDPVKIQATPQWERIYKEVEQELFIRILFGAVRINEKQLALHFDVSRTVTRDLLARMHGMGLIEKDNAGHWLARRITPEHIRDLYEMRRLLEPQALLKALPCIAAAELRKARANIRQALDHSSPSSSAFDQVERDLHVGILGFCPNKEILRALERTHMVFGPTRYLFHPFLGVPVEMIEGALREHLDIVERALRGDAGGAAQALHDHLKVADDRWLKRFEIIASTTQLQFPPYLAPGDAPGRS from the coding sequence ATGAAAAGCGCGATTCTGACAGACGAGTGCTCCGAAGGCGGCGACAGGACGGTATCGCTGCAGGAGCGCGCGTATCTATTGCTGAAATCCATGATCGCGGACGGACGGATCGTTGCCGGCGAGCGGTTGCAGGAAGCCCAGGTCGCCAAGGCTTTCGGCATCAGCCGCTCACCGGCCCGGCATGCCCTGCGCTCGCTCTGCGCCGACCGCATCCTCGATGAACATGACGGCAAGGGGTTCGTCGTTGCCGGCAAGGACGAAACCGGTGGCGACGGGCCGCTCGCCACCCTTGACCCGGTCAAGATCCAGGCGACGCCGCAATGGGAACGCATCTACAAGGAGGTGGAGCAGGAGCTTTTCATCCGTATCCTGTTCGGGGCGGTGAGGATCAACGAAAAGCAGCTGGCACTGCATTTCGATGTCAGCCGGACGGTGACGCGCGACCTGCTGGCCCGCATGCATGGCATGGGGCTGATCGAAAAGGACAATGCCGGCCACTGGCTGGCACGGCGCATCACGCCGGAACACATCCGCGATCTCTACGAGATGCGTCGCCTTCTCGAACCCCAGGCGCTGCTGAAGGCGTTGCCCTGCATCGCGGCGGCGGAATTGCGCAAGGCCCGGGCGAACATCCGGCAGGCGCTGGACCATTCCAGTCCCAGCAGTTCCGCCTTCGATCAGGTGGAGCGCGACCTGCATGTCGGCATTCTCGGCTTCTGTCCCAACAAGGAGATCCTGCGGGCGCTGGAACGGACCCATATGGTCTTCGGTCCGACGCGCTACCTGTTCCATCCGTTCCTCGGCGTTCCCGTCGAAATGATCGAGGGAGCGCTCAGGGAGCATCTGGACATCGTCGAACGGGCCCTGCGCGGCGATGCCGGCGGTGCGGCGCAGGCTCTCCACGATCATCTGAAGGTCGCCGACGACCGCTGGCTGAAGCGGTTCGAGATCATCGCCAGCACCACGCAGCTGCAGTTCCCTCCCTATCTCGCGCCTGGAGACGCGCCCGGCCGGTCCTGA